Proteins from one Bacteroides zhangwenhongii genomic window:
- a CDS encoding glycosyltransferase WbsX family protein, translating to MKYQLLSRIGKWVVFLLIIGLVPAYAQKKGKEKVNRLPDDLETLAGNPALLKKPEGLTVAAYAFPNYHPSALHNKIYSQGWTEYNLIRSARPWFEGHQQPRTPLLGELDESKPSTWETYNKLCKQSGIDVLIWDWYWYDGKPCLHEALENGFLEANNAKDVKFACMWTNHPWYVLYPTKRTDGSNAYPPSYDAPDFSKEECWKSLSYMISRYCHLDNYWKIDGKPVICIWDARRLETKLGVAGVKQLFAELTDYAKKMGHKGLHFHVTGFSCGNMKEEGYSTVGSYNPMDWIAGRFQPKEVELPDYGTVAADVAFKLWDEHHGQFDIPYVPAVAPGWDSTPRYIAPNNRPEKPNRSQWPACTIFKNENPASFKAFVQSSFVYLNKHPEVPRILTIACFNEWSEGHYLLPDNRFGYGMLDALAEALGKGTNHTKHGK from the coding sequence ATGAAGTATCAGCTATTAAGTCGCATAGGAAAATGGGTCGTTTTCCTGTTAATAATAGGATTAGTACCTGCCTATGCTCAAAAAAAAGGAAAAGAAAAAGTAAATCGTTTGCCGGATGATTTGGAAACACTTGCAGGAAATCCGGCCTTGTTAAAGAAACCGGAAGGATTGACTGTTGCGGCATACGCTTTCCCGAATTATCATCCTTCTGCGTTACATAATAAGATATATTCCCAAGGATGGACGGAATATAATTTAATTAGAAGTGCACGTCCTTGGTTTGAGGGACATCAGCAGCCACGTACTCCTTTGTTGGGAGAATTGGATGAGAGTAAACCTTCGACTTGGGAAACTTATAATAAACTTTGTAAGCAAAGTGGGATTGATGTGCTTATTTGGGATTGGTATTGGTATGATGGTAAGCCATGCCTACATGAAGCTTTGGAAAATGGCTTTTTGGAGGCCAATAATGCAAAAGACGTGAAATTTGCCTGTATGTGGACTAACCACCCTTGGTATGTGCTGTATCCTACGAAACGTACTGACGGGAGTAATGCATATCCTCCTAGTTATGATGCTCCTGATTTCTCAAAGGAAGAATGTTGGAAAAGTCTTTCTTATATGATTTCTCGTTATTGTCATTTGGATAATTATTGGAAAATAGACGGAAAACCGGTGATTTGCATTTGGGATGCTCGTCGTTTGGAGACTAAATTAGGAGTTGCGGGAGTAAAACAATTATTCGCAGAATTGACAGACTATGCAAAAAAAATGGGTCATAAGGGGTTGCATTTCCATGTTACAGGTTTTAGCTGTGGAAATATGAAAGAAGAAGGTTATAGTACCGTAGGATCTTACAATCCGATGGACTGGATTGCTGGACGTTTTCAACCAAAAGAGGTCGAGCTGCCAGATTATGGTACTGTGGCAGCTGATGTTGCTTTCAAACTATGGGATGAGCATCACGGGCAATTTGATATTCCTTATGTTCCGGCTGTGGCTCCGGGATGGGATTCTACTCCGAGATACATTGCTCCGAACAATCGTCCGGAAAAGCCGAATCGTAGTCAATGGCCTGCATGTACTATCTTTAAAAATGAGAATCCAGCATCTTTTAAAGCATTTGTACAGTCTTCTTTTGTATATTTGAACAAACATCCGGAGGTTCCTCGTATCTTGACTATTGCCTGCTTTAATGAGTGGTCTGAAGGGCATTATTTGCTGCCGGACAATCGCTTTGGCTATGGTATGTTGGATGCGTTGGCAGAGGCTTTAGGGAAAGGTACTAACCATACGAAACATGGAAAATAA
- a CDS encoding RagB/SusD family nutrient uptake outer membrane protein has translation MKTMKNIIKCLTASLLVVNLSSCVDLDPEPLSFFAPENTFMDKEGLEALLITSRKQIKWEWFGDAFNAGYCETPLVYEYAWSDISVMGAPEVKEIHNLETQLTPTTNMALHLRYWDLAWNGIKYANTLISRVPKSNIDNEDDKNQLLAEGYFHRAYWYYLLVNQWGDVPLLLEEVTGPKLDFYSTSRMKILQQMKTDMEFAVKWLPKNVQPGCVSRAAGEHLLAKIYLCTGDFQFAVDATTRCINDYGLHLMKERFGVNASDASLDVFNDLFQEDNISASENKEAIFVVQERYGIEGNVAPKGSARMRNFVPYWCNGAAVKTPDGKQGTTYDAGPYEGYEWVEKLGRGIAKIRPTNYSQYAIWGKCGNDIRHNDNNWFNISRLTYNRPASKGGSEEYFGKPIERAFVSDTMRCYFSFPTVKTLIYKDDINVGKTPTGGFTDTYVFRLAETYLMRAEAYYWLGNLPLAKEDVNEIRRRAKAPELPSVTLDDILDERARELYIEEHRKVELTRIAFLKAQLGQDGYSLGNFSEKNWYYDRIMEKNNFFAEEYFYSTNAFIMKPYHVLWPVPLTAITSNTQGRINQNIGYFGAEDNIPVE, from the coding sequence ATGAAAACAATGAAAAATATAATTAAATGTTTGACAGCTTCTTTATTGGTTGTAAATCTGTCATCATGTGTTGATCTTGATCCTGAACCATTATCGTTTTTCGCTCCGGAAAATACATTTATGGATAAAGAAGGGCTTGAAGCCTTACTTATTACTTCTCGTAAACAGATAAAATGGGAGTGGTTTGGTGATGCTTTTAATGCAGGTTATTGTGAAACACCCTTGGTTTATGAATATGCTTGGTCGGATATATCAGTAATGGGAGCTCCGGAGGTGAAGGAAATTCATAATCTGGAAACTCAACTTACTCCTACCACTAATATGGCCTTACATCTTCGTTATTGGGATTTAGCTTGGAATGGTATAAAATATGCTAATACACTGATTAGTCGTGTTCCTAAATCAAATATAGATAATGAGGATGATAAGAATCAGTTGTTGGCAGAAGGGTATTTTCATAGAGCATATTGGTATTATTTGTTAGTTAATCAATGGGGAGACGTACCTTTGTTATTAGAAGAGGTGACAGGACCAAAGTTGGATTTTTATTCAACTTCCAGAATGAAAATCCTGCAACAAATGAAAACTGATATGGAATTTGCTGTAAAATGGCTTCCCAAAAACGTACAGCCTGGTTGTGTAAGCAGAGCTGCCGGTGAACATTTATTAGCAAAAATATATCTTTGTACAGGTGATTTCCAATTTGCTGTGGATGCGACAACTAGATGTATCAATGATTATGGGTTGCATTTGATGAAAGAAAGATTTGGTGTGAATGCTTCTGATGCAAGTTTGGATGTTTTCAATGATTTGTTTCAGGAGGATAATATAAGTGCATCTGAAAATAAGGAGGCAATTTTTGTTGTTCAGGAAAGATATGGTATAGAGGGTAATGTCGCTCCTAAAGGGTCAGCACGTATGCGTAATTTTGTTCCTTATTGGTGTAATGGTGCAGCAGTGAAGACTCCTGATGGCAAACAGGGTACTACGTATGATGCAGGTCCTTATGAAGGATATGAATGGGTAGAAAAATTAGGACGTGGTATTGCAAAGATCCGTCCGACAAACTATTCTCAGTATGCTATTTGGGGTAAATGCGGAAATGATATAAGACATAATGATAACAATTGGTTTAACATTTCTAGACTTACATATAATCGCCCGGCTTCCAAAGGTGGTAGTGAAGAATATTTCGGGAAGCCTATTGAGCGGGCATTTGTAAGTGATACAATGCGTTGTTATTTTTCTTTTCCAACAGTTAAAACATTAATTTATAAAGATGATATTAATGTGGGTAAAACTCCTACCGGAGGCTTTACTGATACTTATGTATTTCGTTTGGCTGAAACGTATTTGATGAGGGCGGAAGCCTATTATTGGTTGGGTAATTTACCGTTGGCAAAAGAAGATGTGAATGAAATTCGCCGTCGTGCCAAAGCTCCGGAACTGCCATCTGTTACTTTGGACGATATATTGGATGAAAGGGCAAGAGAATTATACATTGAAGAACATCGTAAAGTGGAATTAACTCGTATTGCTTTCCTTAAAGCGCAGCTAGGTCAGGACGGTTATTCCTTAGGTAATTTCTCAGAGAAGAACTGGTATTATGATCGTATTATGGAAAAGAATAATTTCTTCGCAGAAGAATATTTTTATTCTACAAATGCTTTCATTATGAAACCTTACCATGTGCTTTGGCCAGTTCCTCTAACGGCCATAACTTCAAATACTCAGGGACGTATTAACCAAAATATCGGTTATTTTGGTGCAGAAGATAATATTCCAGTAGAATAA
- a CDS encoding glycoside hydrolase family 127 protein: MAKRLFIALFVWILGGVLASAQNQLTVVVPFGTTYFPFEEVRLLDSPFRTLQQKGKEYLLWLNPDSLLHFYRIEAGLAPKAAPYAGWESQDVWGAGPLRGGFLGFYLSSVSMMYQSTGDDNLLQRLKYILEELKLCQKAGKDGFLLGIKNGRELFQEVVSGKINTNNPTVNGVWAPVYLINKMLLGLSSVYTQCKLKDALPISVRLADWFGYMVLDKLTDEQIQQLLICEHGSINESYVDIYELTGEKRFLDWARRLNDRAMWVPLSEGKDILFGWHANTQIPKFTGFHKYYLHTGDQRFLLAAENFWKIVVQNHTWVIGGNSTGEHFFQKEEFGERILQIGGPETCNSVNMLRLTESLFSQYPDASKAAYYERVLFNHILSAYDPIEGTCCYFTSMRPGHYRIYASRDSSFWCCGHTGLESPAKLGKFIYSHEKSSVRVNLFIPSVLSWKAKGLELIQHNNLPESDLVNFTLTLKKKQKLALRIRKPEWTNHVSFMVNGKIIDQPLLDKDGYWVIERVWGKKNVITLQFSLHVYVEHLIGSKQYIALLYGPYVLAGRLGKENLPVTFLGKMNNTAMNKIDLDKVPTWKIPIEQIPAYVEPNSGDALSFRIKLEGFENMVLEPFYKIHFERYAVYWPVKFTGLN, encoded by the coding sequence ATGGCAAAGAGATTGTTTATAGCGTTGTTTGTATGGATTTTGGGAGGTGTATTAGCATCTGCCCAAAATCAGTTAACAGTTGTTGTTCCGTTTGGAACAACTTATTTTCCGTTTGAGGAGGTTCGTTTGTTAGATAGCCCTTTTCGCACCCTTCAGCAGAAAGGCAAGGAGTATCTGCTTTGGTTAAATCCAGACTCTTTGCTTCATTTCTATCGTATAGAAGCAGGACTTGCTCCCAAGGCAGCACCTTATGCAGGCTGGGAGTCTCAAGATGTGTGGGGAGCTGGCCCGTTGCGTGGTGGATTTCTTGGATTCTATCTTTCGTCCGTATCCATGATGTATCAATCAACAGGCGATGATAATTTGTTGCAACGGTTGAAATACATATTAGAAGAATTGAAATTATGCCAGAAAGCGGGAAAGGATGGATTTTTGTTAGGTATTAAAAATGGTAGGGAGTTGTTTCAGGAGGTTGTATCAGGGAAGATAAATACTAATAACCCTACAGTGAATGGAGTTTGGGCTCCTGTTTATCTGATAAATAAAATGTTACTTGGGCTTTCGTCTGTTTATACACAGTGTAAACTAAAGGATGCATTGCCTATTTCTGTTCGTTTGGCAGATTGGTTTGGGTATATGGTGCTTGATAAACTTACTGATGAACAGATTCAACAGTTGTTAATTTGTGAACATGGTTCTATAAATGAGTCTTATGTTGATATTTATGAGTTGACAGGAGAAAAACGTTTTCTTGATTGGGCTCGGCGTTTAAATGATCGTGCTATGTGGGTTCCTTTGTCTGAAGGTAAGGATATACTTTTCGGTTGGCATGCTAATACACAAATTCCAAAATTCACAGGATTTCATAAATATTATTTGCATACAGGGGATCAGCGCTTTTTGTTAGCAGCTGAAAACTTTTGGAAGATTGTGGTACAGAATCATACTTGGGTGATAGGAGGAAACAGTACAGGTGAACATTTTTTCCAAAAAGAAGAGTTTGGAGAGAGGATACTTCAGATTGGAGGTCCGGAGACCTGTAACTCGGTGAATATGTTGCGTTTAACCGAATCTTTGTTTAGCCAATATCCTGACGCCTCTAAAGCTGCTTATTATGAACGGGTGTTATTTAACCATATTTTGTCTGCTTATGATCCGATAGAAGGTACATGTTGCTATTTTACTTCAATGCGTCCGGGACATTATCGTATTTATGCTTCCCGTGATAGCTCTTTTTGGTGCTGTGGGCATACGGGATTAGAAAGTCCGGCTAAGCTTGGAAAATTTATATATAGTCATGAGAAAAGTAGTGTTAGAGTGAACTTGTTTATTCCTTCTGTTCTTTCATGGAAAGCAAAAGGACTTGAACTGATCCAACACAATAATCTTCCAGAGTCAGATTTGGTGAATTTTACTTTGACTTTAAAGAAGAAACAGAAATTGGCTCTTCGTATCCGTAAGCCTGAATGGACTAATCACGTTTCCTTTATGGTGAACGGGAAGATAATAGATCAACCTTTGCTTGATAAAGATGGATATTGGGTCATTGAACGGGTTTGGGGTAAGAAGAATGTAATAACTTTGCAATTTTCACTACATGTATATGTGGAGCATTTAATTGGGTCCAAACAATATATTGCACTATTGTATGGTCCATATGTACTTGCAGGGCGTTTGGGTAAAGAGAATTTGCCCGTTACTTTTTTGGGAAAAATGAATAATACAGCAATGAATAAAATAGATTTAGACAAAGTGCCAACTTGGAAAATCCCTATAGAACAGATTCCTGCCTATGTGGAGCCAAACTCGGGAGATGCATTAAGTTTTAGGATAAAATTGGAGGGATTTGAGAACATGGTGTTGGAGCCATTTTATAAAATACATTTTGAACGATATGCTGTTTATTGGCCGGTAAAGTTTACGGGGCTTAATTAA
- a CDS encoding family 43 glycosylhydrolase yields the protein MEAFIAISISLMAGEPSKTYKNPVVNYSLPDPTVIEAEDGYFYLYATEDIRNLPIHRSKDLVNWESVGTAFTTETRPTFEPKGNLWAPDINKIGDKYVLYYSMSRWGGEWTCGIGVATADCPAGPFKDHGMMFRSNEIGVQNSIDPFYIEDNGRKYLFWGSFRGIYGVELKEDGLAVKLGAEKKQIAGTAYEGTYIHKKNGYYYMFASTGTCCEGLKSTYQTVVGRSKSLWGPYLNKQGKTMLENNHEVLISKNKSFVGTGHNAELVTDKAGNDWILYHGVSVANPHGRVLLLDRVNWKKGWPVVKNNSASTEAKKPKL from the coding sequence ATGGAAGCTTTTATTGCCATAAGCATCTCGCTTATGGCAGGAGAACCTAGTAAGACTTATAAAAATCCAGTTGTTAATTATAGCTTACCAGATCCTACAGTTATTGAAGCGGAAGATGGATATTTTTATCTTTATGCGACGGAGGATATTAGGAATCTTCCAATTCACCGTTCTAAGGATTTGGTGAATTGGGAGTCTGTCGGTACAGCTTTTACTACTGAAACGCGTCCAACTTTTGAACCTAAGGGAAATCTTTGGGCTCCGGATATTAATAAAATAGGAGATAAATATGTATTATATTATTCAATGTCTCGTTGGGGGGGGGAGTGGACTTGTGGTATTGGAGTAGCTACAGCAGATTGTCCTGCAGGACCTTTTAAAGATCATGGGATGATGTTTAGAAGTAATGAAATTGGGGTTCAAAATTCGATAGACCCTTTTTATATTGAGGACAATGGGAGAAAATATCTTTTTTGGGGAAGTTTTCGTGGAATTTATGGTGTAGAACTAAAAGAAGATGGTTTAGCTGTTAAATTGGGGGCAGAAAAAAAACAAATTGCTGGAACTGCATATGAAGGAACCTATATACATAAGAAAAACGGTTATTACTATATGTTTGCTTCTACCGGAACCTGTTGTGAAGGGCTAAAAAGCACATATCAGACTGTGGTAGGGCGTTCTAAATCATTGTGGGGACCTTATCTTAATAAGCAAGGTAAAACAATGTTGGAGAATAATCATGAAGTATTAATTTCTAAAAATAAAAGTTTTGTGGGAACAGGGCACAATGCAGAACTGGTGACTGATAAGGCTGGTAATGATTGGATATTATATCATGGTGTGAGTGTTGCCAATCCCCATGGAAGAGTTTTATTGCTAGATAGAGTGAATTGGAAAAAAGGGTGGCCTGTCGTGAAAAATAATTCAGCTTCTACAGAGGCTAAAAAACCGAAATTATAA
- a CDS encoding sulfatase — MMKIRKNVCMPIYLLTIPIYSIAQQSMNKRDKPNVLFICIDDLRQELGCYGSMVKTPNLDKLADEGSLFFHHYVQVPTSGASRASMLTGRLPRKERDLSNEACKINISGKEESEQPETMFHHLRRNGYYTVGIGKISHYADGFLYGYTQLKSECLELPHSWNEMLFDAGKWETGWNAFFGYADGSNRQSRNLQVSPYECAEVPDEGYPDGLTANLAQKKLRELSDRQGPFCLAVGFFKPHLPFTAPQKYWELYKESEIPLSPVPQIPEGTHKFALHNSNEFNGYLLGDEKASLNKSISESYARRLRHAYFACISYVDAQVGKILDELERLGEKDNTIVIVWGDHGWHLGDQRVWGKHTLMDVSLRSTLIVRAPSACKAVKNYRIVSAVDIYPTLMELCNLSIPEGMDGHSFVELLENPNQSLWSDAAYSYFNNGISVRVPNYRLTRYWHKGECVTELYNYRLKGMEKKNIFSTEKKAIVDELIDVLERKYNFFHKAKP, encoded by the coding sequence ATGATGAAAATAAGAAAAAATGTATGTATGCCTATTTATTTGTTGACGATACCGATATATAGTATTGCACAGCAAAGTATGAATAAACGAGATAAACCTAATGTATTGTTCATTTGTATAGATGATTTAAGACAAGAGTTGGGATGTTATGGCTCTATGGTGAAAACTCCAAACTTAGATAAGCTTGCTGATGAGGGCAGCCTGTTTTTTCATCATTATGTCCAAGTTCCTACTAGTGGAGCGTCGCGAGCCAGTATGTTAACTGGTAGGTTACCGAGGAAGGAACGAGATTTGTCTAATGAAGCTTGTAAGATAAATATATCCGGTAAAGAGGAGAGTGAACAACCGGAGACAATGTTTCATCACTTGAGGCGTAATGGATATTATACAGTGGGGATCGGTAAGATCAGCCATTATGCCGATGGCTTCTTGTATGGTTATACGCAGTTAAAAAGCGAATGTCTTGAATTGCCTCATAGTTGGAATGAGATGCTTTTTGATGCCGGAAAATGGGAGACGGGTTGGAATGCATTCTTTGGGTATGCTGATGGTAGCAATCGACAAAGTCGTAATCTGCAGGTTTCTCCTTATGAATGTGCGGAGGTACCGGACGAAGGTTATCCAGATGGGTTGACGGCTAATTTGGCACAGAAAAAACTCAGAGAACTATCGGACAGGCAGGGGCCTTTTTGTTTGGCGGTAGGATTTTTCAAACCTCATTTACCATTTACTGCTCCTCAAAAATATTGGGAATTATATAAAGAATCAGAAATTCCACTGTCTCCTGTACCGCAAATACCTGAAGGTACTCATAAATTTGCTTTGCACAATAGTAATGAATTTAATGGTTATTTGTTGGGAGATGAGAAAGCTTCTTTGAATAAAAGTATTTCGGAATCTTATGCCCGAAGACTCCGACATGCTTATTTTGCTTGTATAAGTTATGTGGACGCCCAAGTTGGTAAGATTTTGGATGAGTTGGAGCGACTTGGAGAAAAGGACAATACTATTGTAATAGTATGGGGAGATCATGGTTGGCATTTAGGAGACCAGCGTGTATGGGGGAAACATACATTGATGGATGTTTCTTTGCGTAGTACGTTAATAGTAAGAGCTCCATCTGCTTGTAAAGCAGTTAAAAATTATCGTATTGTTAGTGCTGTTGATATTTATCCGACTTTAATGGAGTTGTGCAACCTTTCAATCCCAGAAGGAATGGATGGACATAGTTTTGTTGAGTTACTGGAAAATCCTAATCAAAGTTTATGGTCTGATGCTGCATATAGTTATTTTAATAATGGTATTAGTGTCAGAGTTCCTAATTATAGATTAACGCGATATTGGCATAAGGGGGAATGTGTAACGGAATTATATAATTATCGTTTGAAAGGGATGGAAAAAAAGAATATATTTAGTACAGAAAAGAAAGCAATTGTTGATGAACTTATAGATGTATTGGAAAGGAAATATAACTTTTTTCATAAAGCCAAACCTTAA
- a CDS encoding SusC/RagA family TonB-linked outer membrane protein — protein MLLLFLISTVYIQAQSTRNVVGTVKDASNEPLIGVNVVVKGDATLGTISNMDGEYSLKIPRKKATLVFSFVGYKTIEKDIDANVTKLDVILLEDTELLDEVVVVGYGTMKKKDVTGSVAHIGSEVLDTKVATNAVDFLKGNIAGVNISVDNNASGGGSIEVRGPASLKASTSPLIVLDGNIYYGNISDINPNDIESMDVLKDASSTAVYGSKGSAGVIMINTKRGKTEKPVINLSAKVGVTTLLDIPDLPTPEQYIQRRADYWKTLDYFKPSANQKGVGYYDNPYNLPDGVDMDQWASYDPSFSGDYVETWLTRLQLSNVEIQNYKQGKVVDWRDHVYRSGLRQDYNMSISGKSSRTNYYASLGYTNNEGYKVGDSFQTVRARVNLDTDITKWLKVGLAAQFADRGNKDIVADTGNADVMSPYASMYEEDGSLKKYPTDDARIVNPLLAGSVDKKFYKTQTLNSTIYGKLTLPYGFSWQTNFNVRYGWRKQYYYKSDDKPSISKGGEAERDEYSDYEWVVDNMLKWNYTIADIHTIDATFVYSAEKYQFWNTVASNSGFVPSGVLGFHNLHAGINPVIKTNDEVQTGNALLGRLNYSLMDRYLLTASVRRDGFSAFGIENPYGTYPAFALGWRMSEESFIKNLKVVDNLKLRFSWGENGNRDIGRYAALSKLNVTDMIIDGKPVKGVWTDNLSNNKLKWERTRAMNLGLDFGLFKGRLSGILDLYYNKTSDLIVDRSLPTIVGYNSVIANLGQVDNKGLELTLTSVNLNIPKKVYWTTTFIYSTNKNTIKHLYGNMVDVKDEDGNVIGQREDDDVQNGWYIGHGIKDIYYYKWNGIWQLGEEEEAKKYGKQPGDPKLLDLDNDGQITEKDKVWLGSRTPRYRMSLRSDLRLFNCLDFSFVLRGEFNFLGEDNLARNEDNRFFDRSNSIMTEYWTPWNPSTEYARLGANCGNPSVLIFKKRDYVKMQNISLAYTFPKTFLKKFSIENLKVSLNVDNAFVLTKWNYYDPENMGTCPRIWTLGVNVTL, from the coding sequence TTGCTTTTATTATTCCTAATTTCTACGGTGTATATTCAGGCACAATCGACTCGAAATGTCGTTGGAACTGTAAAAGATGCTTCGAATGAGCCTCTGATTGGAGTGAATGTTGTTGTTAAAGGTGATGCAACTTTGGGTACAATCTCTAATATGGATGGAGAATATTCGTTAAAGATCCCCCGTAAGAAGGCTACTTTGGTATTTTCTTTTGTTGGTTATAAGACAATAGAGAAAGATATTGATGCTAATGTAACTAAACTAGATGTTATACTACTTGAAGATACAGAGTTGCTTGACGAAGTCGTAGTAGTAGGCTATGGTACAATGAAAAAGAAAGATGTGACAGGGTCTGTAGCACATATTGGAAGTGAAGTATTGGATACTAAGGTTGCCACTAACGCTGTTGATTTTCTTAAAGGTAATATTGCGGGTGTAAATATTAGTGTGGATAATAATGCTTCAGGAGGAGGCTCAATTGAGGTACGTGGACCTGCTTCTTTGAAGGCTTCTACTTCTCCTTTGATAGTTTTAGACGGTAATATTTATTATGGTAATATTAGTGATATTAATCCTAATGATATTGAGAGCATGGATGTTCTGAAAGATGCTAGTTCTACGGCCGTTTATGGCTCTAAGGGATCCGCAGGAGTTATTATGATCAATACCAAAAGGGGAAAGACTGAGAAGCCTGTTATTAATCTTAGTGCAAAGGTAGGTGTAACTACTTTATTGGATATTCCAGATCTTCCTACACCAGAACAATATATACAAAGACGTGCTGACTACTGGAAAACCTTAGATTATTTTAAACCAAGTGCAAATCAGAAAGGTGTAGGCTATTATGATAATCCTTACAACTTACCGGATGGAGTGGATATGGATCAGTGGGCTTCTTACGATCCTTCTTTTTCCGGTGATTATGTGGAGACTTGGTTAACTCGTCTTCAATTGTCTAATGTGGAAATTCAGAACTATAAGCAAGGAAAGGTTGTAGATTGGCGAGACCATGTTTATCGTTCAGGGTTACGACAAGACTATAATATGTCTATTTCGGGAAAGTCGTCAAGAACTAATTATTATGCATCTTTGGGGTATACGAATAATGAAGGTTATAAAGTGGGTGACAGTTTCCAAACAGTGAGAGCTCGTGTTAATTTAGATACGGATATAACCAAATGGTTGAAGGTTGGTTTGGCTGCTCAGTTTGCAGATAGAGGAAATAAAGATATTGTAGCAGATACGGGAAATGCAGATGTGATGAGTCCTTACGCTAGTATGTATGAAGAAGATGGTAGTTTGAAAAAGTACCCGACAGATGATGCTAGAATTGTAAATCCTTTGTTGGCAGGTTCAGTTGACAAAAAATTCTATAAAACACAGACATTGAATTCTACCATTTATGGAAAGCTAACCCTTCCTTACGGATTTAGTTGGCAAACAAACTTTAATGTTCGATATGGTTGGAGAAAACAATATTATTATAAGTCAGATGATAAACCTAGTATTTCTAAAGGTGGTGAGGCTGAACGTGATGAATATTCTGATTACGAATGGGTTGTCGATAATATGTTAAAATGGAATTATACGATTGCTGACATTCATACGATTGATGCGACTTTTGTATATAGTGCTGAAAAGTATCAGTTTTGGAATACGGTAGCCTCTAATTCAGGTTTTGTTCCTAGCGGGGTTTTAGGATTTCATAATTTGCATGCAGGTATTAATCCTGTTATTAAGACGAATGATGAAGTGCAAACTGGTAATGCCCTATTAGGACGTTTGAATTATTCATTGATGGATCGTTATCTGTTAACTGCTTCTGTACGTAGAGATGGTTTTTCCGCTTTTGGTATAGAGAATCCTTATGGCACTTATCCTGCATTCGCATTGGGATGGCGTATGTCAGAAGAATCTTTCATTAAAAATCTGAAGGTTGTTGATAATTTGAAACTTCGTTTTTCTTGGGGGGAAAATGGTAATAGAGACATCGGACGTTATGCTGCTCTTTCTAAATTGAATGTAACGGATATGATTATTGATGGGAAACCAGTGAAAGGGGTATGGACGGATAATCTGTCTAATAATAAGCTGAAATGGGAGAGAACACGTGCCATGAATCTAGGGCTAGATTTTGGATTGTTTAAAGGGCGTTTGAGTGGTATATTAGATTTGTATTATAACAAAACCTCTGATTTGATTGTCGATCGTTCATTGCCTACTATTGTGGGGTATAATAGTGTGATTGCCAATTTGGGACAGGTGGATAATAAAGGACTGGAACTGACTTTGACAAGTGTTAATTTGAATATTCCGAAAAAAGTATACTGGACTACTACATTCATCTATTCTACTAATAAGAATACAATCAAGCATTTGTATGGTAATATGGTTGATGTGAAGGATGAAGATGGTAATGTAATCGGTCAACGTGAAGATGACGATGTTCAGAATGGATGGTATATTGGGCATGGCATCAAGGATATCTATTATTATAAATGGAATGGTATTTGGCAATTGGGTGAAGAGGAGGAAGCTAAAAAATATGGGAAACAGCCTGGAGATCCTAAATTGCTTGATTTAGATAATGATGGTCAGATTACAGAGAAAGATAAAGTTTGGTTAGGTTCGAGAACACCGCGTTATCGTATGTCATTGCGGAGTGATTTGAGATTATTCAACTGCTTGGACTTCTCATTTGTGCTTCGTGGAGAATTCAACTTTCTGGGAGAAGATAATTTAGCAAGAAATGAAGATAATCGTTTTTTCGATCGTTCGAATTCTATTATGACTGAATACTGGACACCTTGGAATCCAAGTACGGAATATGCCCGTTTGGGAGCTAACTGTGGTAATCCGAGTGTTTTGATTTTTAAGAAGAGGGATTATGTGAAAATGCAAAATATTTCGTTGGCTTATACATTTCCGAAAACTTTCTTGAAAAAATTCTCTATTGAGAATCTCAAAGTTAGCTTGAATGTGGATAATGCGTTCGTTCTGACTAAATGGAATTATTACGATCCGGAGAATATGGGTACTTGCCCCCGTATTTGGACATTGGGTGTAAATGTGACTTTGTAA